In Syntrophorhabdales bacterium, one DNA window encodes the following:
- a CDS encoding response regulator, whose amino-acid sequence MARKQTTVYVIDDDQSVRTSMARLLQSANFNAATFGSVNDFFSEPKREDNACILVDIRMPGLTGFDLQQ is encoded by the coding sequence ATGGCAAGAAAACAGACCACTGTCTACGTGATTGACGACGACCAATCGGTTCGCACCTCGATGGCCAGGCTCCTGCAGTCTGCGAACTTCAATGCAGCCACGTTTGGTTCCGTCAATGATTTCTTCAGTGAACCGAAGAGGGAGGACAACGCCTGCATCCTCGTCGACATCCGGATGCCGGGTTTAACAGGTTTCGATCTCCAGCAGAA